In the genome of Fulvivirga maritima, one region contains:
- a CDS encoding ATP-dependent DNA ligase: protein MKYFTELFTRLDQTTKTLVKVDALKEYFQKATDKDKLWTIALLSHRRPKRTVNRNYIKQWAAEFSGLPYWLFEESYHVAGDLAETIALILPSPESRTDYSLTYWIEYIQALGGLEEDEKKAQLKSALLSLDTTERFVFNKLITGGFRMGVSQKLMVRALAKYTGIDESSLAHRLMGNWTPETTTFQDLILSEDANEDNSRPYPFYLAYALEDETESLGDTSLWFAERKWDGIRGQIIVREGELYVWSRGEELVTDKYPEYEALKEKLLDGTVLDGEILPYKNGQPLPFNLLQTRIGRKNLTKGVLQKSPVIFKAYDVLEWQGEDIRQWPLEKRRAQLESLVSAVNDPVLHLSDLVTFNEWPQLAAERDRSREFFSEGIMLKRKDSTYKDGRKKGDWWKWKVDPLTIDAVMIYAMRGSGRRANLYTDYTFAVWDGEQLVPFTKAYSGLTDKEIGQVDRFVKKNTIDRFGPVRSVTPELVFEIAFEGINKSSRHKSGVALRFPRIKRWRHDKPKEEANTLEELHQLLEVYG, encoded by the coding sequence ATGAAATATTTTACTGAATTATTTACCCGGCTGGACCAAACTACCAAAACGTTGGTAAAGGTAGATGCCCTAAAGGAATATTTTCAAAAGGCCACTGATAAAGATAAACTATGGACTATAGCCTTGCTTTCTCATCGCAGGCCCAAACGAACGGTCAATAGAAACTATATAAAACAATGGGCCGCTGAGTTTAGCGGATTGCCCTATTGGTTGTTTGAAGAGAGTTACCATGTAGCTGGAGATCTTGCAGAAACCATCGCTTTGATATTGCCCAGCCCAGAGAGTCGTACGGATTATTCACTTACTTATTGGATTGAATACATACAGGCATTAGGAGGCTTGGAAGAAGATGAGAAGAAGGCTCAGCTCAAAAGCGCCTTGCTGTCATTAGATACTACCGAGCGCTTTGTGTTTAATAAATTGATCACGGGCGGCTTCAGAATGGGTGTTTCTCAGAAGCTGATGGTTCGTGCTTTGGCGAAATATACGGGTATTGATGAGAGCAGCTTGGCACATAGGCTTATGGGTAATTGGACACCAGAGACCACCACTTTTCAGGATTTAATACTTTCTGAAGATGCTAATGAAGATAATTCAAGGCCTTATCCTTTTTATTTGGCTTATGCCTTAGAAGATGAAACGGAGTCTCTGGGAGATACAAGTCTATGGTTCGCAGAGAGGAAGTGGGATGGCATTCGTGGACAAATTATAGTGAGGGAAGGAGAACTGTACGTATGGTCCAGAGGAGAGGAACTGGTTACAGATAAGTATCCTGAATACGAAGCTTTAAAAGAAAAGCTGCTGGATGGTACCGTTTTAGATGGTGAAATTCTACCTTATAAAAACGGACAACCTTTACCTTTTAATCTGCTGCAAACCCGCATTGGACGTAAAAATTTGACTAAAGGCGTATTACAAAAATCACCTGTGATATTTAAAGCATACGATGTATTGGAGTGGCAAGGCGAAGATATTAGACAGTGGCCTTTGGAAAAACGACGTGCGCAGCTGGAGTCATTAGTTAGTGCAGTGAATGATCCGGTGTTACACCTTTCTGATCTTGTGACTTTTAATGAATGGCCGCAGCTGGCTGCTGAGCGAGATAGAAGTCGTGAGTTTTTTAGTGAGGGAATTATGCTAAAACGCAAAGATTCCACCTATAAAGATGGCAGAAAAAAGGGCGATTGGTGGAAGTGGAAAGTTGATCCTTTAACTATAGATGCGGTGATGATCTACGCTATGCGGGGCAGTGGAAGAAGGGCCAATTTGTATACTGACTATACCTTCGCCGTTTGGGATGGTGAGCAGCTGGTGCCCTTCACTAAAGCCTATTCTGGCCTTACTGATAAGGAAATAGGCCAAGTAGACCGTTTTGTGAAGAAAAATACCATTGATAGATTTGGGCCTGTGCGTAGTGTAACGCCTGAGCTGGTGTTTGAAATAGCCTTTGAGGGAATTAATAAATCTAGCCGTCATAAATCTGGGGTGGCTCTGAGATTTCCACGTATAAAAAGGTGGAGGCATGATAAACCTAAAGAGGAGGCCAATACCTTAGAAGAATTACACCAGTTGCTGGAAGTATATGGATGA
- a CDS encoding potassium channel beta subunit family protein, protein MEYKRLGKSGLQVSRLSLGSWLTFGKQIGDNTAEDLMKIAYDAGVNFFDNAEAYAGGKSEEVMGDILKKMGWRRDSYSVSSKVFFGADEGKGNLKPTQKGLNRKHVTEACHQALKRLKVDYLDLYFCHRPDKDTPIEETVWAMHNLIQQGKVLYWGTSEWSAQEIMEAHMVARQYNLIGPTMEQPQYNMMVRDKVESEFSGIYDTVGLGTTVWSPLASGLLTGKYNNDSPEDTRFKFESLGWLKDSTLVEEKLEKVRKLTALAQELDLSMPLLALAWCMKNDNVSTVILGASKTSQLEENLKAVDATSKLTTEVMDKIETILDNKPE, encoded by the coding sequence ATGGAATATAAGAGATTAGGAAAATCAGGATTGCAGGTAAGTCGCCTTTCGTTAGGCTCATGGCTTACTTTTGGAAAACAGATCGGTGATAATACCGCCGAAGATCTTATGAAAATAGCTTATGATGCAGGAGTTAATTTCTTTGATAATGCCGAAGCATATGCGGGCGGTAAATCAGAGGAAGTAATGGGAGACATCCTTAAAAAGATGGGATGGAGAAGAGATAGCTACTCAGTTTCCAGTAAAGTGTTTTTTGGTGCAGATGAAGGTAAAGGCAATCTTAAGCCTACGCAGAAAGGTCTTAACAGAAAGCATGTTACGGAGGCATGTCATCAAGCACTTAAAAGACTGAAGGTAGATTATCTTGACTTATACTTTTGTCACCGACCCGATAAAGATACGCCCATTGAAGAAACCGTTTGGGCTATGCATAACCTTATCCAACAAGGTAAAGTGCTTTATTGGGGAACTTCAGAGTGGAGTGCGCAGGAAATAATGGAAGCACATATGGTGGCCAGACAATATAACCTTATTGGCCCTACTATGGAGCAGCCTCAGTATAATATGATGGTGCGAGATAAGGTGGAAAGTGAATTTTCCGGAATTTATGACACCGTAGGTTTAGGCACCACAGTTTGGTCTCCTTTAGCCTCAGGATTGCTTACAGGTAAATACAATAATGATTCTCCTGAAGATACCCGCTTTAAATTCGAAAGTTTGGGTTGGTTAAAAGACAGTACTTTAGTAGAAGAAAAGCTGGAAAAAGTGCGTAAACTCACTGCTCTAGCTCAAGAGCTTGACTTAAGCATGCCTCTACTGGCATTAGCCTGGTGCATGAAAAATGATAACGTGAGCACAGTAATACTAGGAGCTTCTAAAACCAGCCAGCTAGAAGAAAATCTGAAAGCAGTTGATGCTACCAGTAAACTGACCACTGAAGTAATGGATAAAATCGAAACTATTTTAGATAATAAGCCGGAATGA
- a CDS encoding thioredoxin family protein, with translation MSKFQELINGNKPVLVDFFSSLYGSSRTMDPVLNELKTEMGEKARIIRVNVDNNKHAAFTYGISGVPTFILFKSGQIQWKHAGLTAKHELSAILKQFV, from the coding sequence ATGTCGAAATTTCAAGAACTAATCAATGGCAATAAGCCAGTGCTGGTCGACTTTTTTTCCAGCTTGTACGGTTCCAGTAGAACCATGGACCCCGTACTCAATGAGCTTAAGACCGAAATGGGGGAGAAAGCTCGTATAATAAGAGTGAACGTAGATAATAATAAGCATGCGGCTTTTACCTATGGTATCAGTGGCGTACCTACATTCATATTGTTTAAAAGTGGACAGATTCAATGGAAGCATGCCGGGTTAACGGCTAAGCATGAGTTGAGTGCCATTCTTAAACAATTTGTTTGA
- a CDS encoding ligase-associated DNA damage response exonuclease, which produces MLLQFTERGIYCPQADIYIDPWRPVDRALITHGHADHSRRGHKYYLCTEAAIPVIKYRLGQDINVETVKFGEVKIINGVKFSFHPAGHIIGSAQIRVEYKGEVWVASGDYKVAADGLTETFEPVKCHTFITESTFGLPIYKWKSQKDEFEEINSWWRTNQENGKVTVLTGYALGKAQRIIQNLDHSIGTVYTHGAVENVNEVIRNQGVDLKSTVRVTQDIPKENFKGNIVVATPSAIGSPWMKKFMPYSVGVASGWMSLRGARRRRAVDRGFVLSDHADWDELNTAVKATEAEKGICYPWLYQYLQPMAQ; this is translated from the coding sequence ATGTTACTACAATTCACTGAAAGAGGGATTTACTGTCCGCAGGCAGATATTTACATAGATCCGTGGAGGCCTGTTGATAGGGCACTAATTACGCATGGGCATGCAGATCATAGCCGCCGGGGACATAAGTATTACCTCTGTACAGAAGCAGCTATTCCGGTAATCAAATACCGCTTAGGGCAGGATATTAATGTGGAAACTGTAAAGTTTGGTGAGGTGAAAATCATCAATGGAGTGAAGTTTTCTTTCCACCCTGCCGGGCATATTATAGGATCTGCTCAAATCAGGGTGGAGTATAAGGGAGAAGTATGGGTAGCATCTGGTGATTATAAAGTGGCTGCTGATGGGCTCACGGAGACTTTTGAACCAGTAAAATGTCACACCTTTATTACAGAATCTACTTTTGGCTTACCTATCTACAAGTGGAAATCTCAAAAAGATGAATTTGAAGAAATTAATAGCTGGTGGCGAACAAATCAGGAAAACGGGAAGGTAACTGTGCTCACAGGTTATGCCCTGGGTAAAGCTCAGCGAATTATTCAAAATCTGGATCATAGTATAGGCACTGTGTATACCCATGGAGCGGTAGAAAATGTTAATGAAGTCATTCGTAATCAGGGAGTAGATTTGAAGTCTACAGTAAGGGTAACCCAAGATATTCCAAAAGAAAATTTCAAAGGCAATATAGTGGTGGCCACTCCTTCGGCTATAGGTTCTCCCTGGATGAAAAAGTTTATGCCTTACAGTGTAGGAGTAGCCTCTGGCTGGATGAGCCTGCGCGGTGCCCGAAGAAGAAGAGCGGTAGACCGTGGCTTTGTGCTCTCAGATCATGCTGATTGGGATGAGCTTAATACTGCTGTAAAAGCTACAGAGGCGGAAAAGGGTATTTGTTACCCATGGCTATACCAATATCTTCAGCCAATGGCTCAATGA
- a CDS encoding SusC/RagA family TonB-linked outer membrane protein — MKKYFTQLLLMLVMLFGCCVYGMGQTITGKVSTEEGEVLPGVSVLIKGSSVGTVTDIDGSYALEVGSEASVLIFSFIGYKTQEVPIQGRSVINYIMKADVTELDEVVVTALNISREKRALGYAVEQVDESTIEKSGQTNIVNALQGRVAGVTIRNASGAPGSGADIIIRGMTSLDPNRSNRPLYVIDGVEISDDVDATSILPSSGSNATNSASQASVANRAVDINPSDIASLTILKGAQATALYGIRAANGAIIITTKKGKKGAPQIDLHFGSGWSTVNKTPTVQQSFIDGSYASTNKRDGYLWDSWGAPVDPANNNTHDIYDDFFKTGAETNYGGSIAGASDNFNYRFSFDRLNQEGVIPKTDFEKTNFNLTTKINIAPKLEATANLMYANTGGHKPHVGDKSILSNLSYVTPMADINHYDEPYSFANNIFGGIIDHPLYLVNTNEYTDDVNRYIVGLGLKYELNEHISFNYKVGTDIYSDERTRIVSNETDEGSQVDGFVVEQRNNSYAMTSNVFAQLKYDFGEKFSFSSVVGQYTYIREKDYLTTRGEGLALEGFYNLDNAINLYQGNDNTKYRNAAVYGEVTLGYQNYLFLSVTGRNDWSSTLPKDNNSYFFPSASLSWVVSDMIMMPSNISYLKLRGSYAVVGKDASPYQTGIYFEKAANFPFGDALGFRQSTLIGDESLKPEFTNTLELGTDLRLLKNRLGLNFTYYKSDLTDMILSVPISNASGASRYVTNAGSMTNEGIELNLSATPVTSGDFAWDVNLNFTKQRGRVEEIDEGIEEIELYSSFGITNKYVRGGKVGDLYGYVYRRSPNGQLIVNGETGYPEVDWDTLRLAGNAMPDWSAGMTNSFKYKGFELSVLLEWKHGGDVLDMGRRNSLRNGQLKETERRFEQVVFNGVNEVTNEDGEVIGYETNTTPTEINPAFYRSTTNYNYAAEVLLEDASWFRIRNISLSYNFPKTWLQNIHLTSVRLSFIAYNVFLSTPVKGYDPETNYFGSGSNIYGYTGLKTPATRSYSVRLNIGL, encoded by the coding sequence ATGAAGAAGTATTTTACTCAATTATTACTCATGCTAGTCATGTTATTTGGTTGCTGTGTTTATGGCATGGGCCAAACCATTACTGGCAAAGTGTCTACGGAGGAGGGAGAAGTGCTGCCGGGCGTGTCTGTTTTAATAAAGGGCAGCTCTGTAGGTACGGTAACTGATATTGATGGTTCCTATGCATTAGAGGTAGGTAGCGAAGCATCAGTTTTAATTTTTTCCTTTATAGGATACAAAACCCAAGAGGTGCCTATACAAGGAAGAAGTGTGATTAACTACATCATGAAAGCCGATGTTACCGAGCTTGATGAGGTAGTGGTTACGGCACTAAACATATCCAGAGAAAAGAGGGCTTTAGGGTATGCTGTGGAGCAGGTAGATGAATCTACCATAGAAAAAAGTGGTCAGACCAATATTGTTAATGCCCTCCAGGGGCGAGTGGCTGGGGTTACTATCAGAAACGCTAGTGGTGCGCCGGGTTCAGGTGCTGATATTATTATCAGAGGTATGACTTCGCTAGATCCTAATAGGAGTAACAGGCCACTTTATGTAATTGATGGAGTGGAAATCAGTGATGATGTAGATGCTACTTCTATCCTGCCAAGCTCGGGCTCTAACGCCACTAATTCAGCATCTCAAGCCAGTGTGGCTAACAGGGCTGTAGATATTAACCCTAGTGATATAGCTTCTCTTACTATATTAAAAGGAGCGCAGGCAACGGCGCTTTATGGTATAAGAGCTGCTAATGGAGCTATAATCATCACCACTAAAAAAGGGAAGAAGGGAGCGCCACAAATAGATCTTCACTTCGGGAGTGGCTGGTCTACCGTAAATAAGACGCCCACAGTACAACAAAGTTTTATTGACGGATCTTACGCCTCTACAAATAAGAGAGATGGATATTTATGGGATAGCTGGGGAGCACCAGTAGACCCTGCAAATAATAATACCCATGATATTTATGATGATTTTTTTAAAACAGGAGCCGAAACTAATTATGGAGGTAGCATAGCGGGAGCTTCTGATAATTTCAACTATCGCTTTTCATTTGATAGGCTAAATCAAGAAGGAGTGATACCTAAGACGGATTTTGAGAAAACTAACTTTAACCTGACTACCAAAATTAATATTGCTCCTAAGCTGGAGGCTACAGCTAACCTCATGTATGCAAATACCGGAGGTCATAAGCCGCATGTAGGAGATAAGTCTATTCTTAGTAACCTATCATACGTAACGCCTATGGCAGATATCAATCATTATGATGAGCCGTATTCATTTGCCAATAATATTTTTGGAGGAATCATAGATCATCCGCTTTATCTGGTAAATACTAATGAATATACTGATGATGTTAACAGGTATATCGTGGGGCTGGGCTTAAAATATGAGTTAAACGAACACATCTCCTTTAATTATAAGGTAGGTACTGATATTTATAGTGATGAACGTACCAGAATAGTAAGTAATGAAACCGATGAAGGTTCTCAGGTAGATGGTTTTGTGGTGGAGCAGCGTAATAATAGCTATGCCATGACTTCCAATGTTTTTGCTCAGCTGAAATATGATTTCGGAGAGAAGTTTAGCTTTTCTAGTGTAGTAGGTCAGTATACTTATATAAGAGAGAAGGATTACCTTACTACCAGAGGAGAGGGGCTGGCGTTAGAAGGTTTTTATAATTTGGATAATGCGATAAACCTTTATCAAGGAAACGATAATACTAAATATAGAAATGCAGCAGTTTATGGAGAAGTTACTTTAGGTTATCAAAATTATCTTTTCCTTTCGGTTACAGGTAGAAATGACTGGTCATCTACACTGCCCAAAGATAATAATTCATACTTCTTTCCATCGGCCAGTTTAAGCTGGGTAGTATCTGATATGATAATGATGCCATCCAATATTTCATACCTTAAATTAAGAGGTTCTTATGCAGTGGTAGGAAAAGATGCCTCACCCTACCAAACCGGTATTTATTTTGAGAAAGCAGCTAATTTTCCTTTCGGAGATGCTCTTGGTTTTAGACAATCTACCTTAATAGGAGATGAATCTCTTAAGCCTGAATTTACCAATACTTTAGAGTTAGGAACAGATCTTCGCTTACTTAAAAACCGACTAGGTCTTAATTTCACTTATTACAAAAGTGATCTTACAGATATGATTCTTTCGGTGCCCATTAGTAATGCTAGTGGAGCTTCTCGTTATGTTACTAATGCAGGCTCTATGACTAATGAGGGTATTGAACTTAACTTATCAGCTACGCCGGTAACTAGTGGAGACTTTGCCTGGGATGTAAACTTAAACTTTACCAAACAAAGAGGCCGGGTAGAAGAAATAGACGAAGGGATAGAAGAGATTGAGCTATATTCCTCTTTTGGTATTACCAATAAATATGTGCGAGGGGGCAAGGTAGGAGATTTATATGGCTATGTATATAGAAGATCACCCAACGGCCAGCTGATAGTAAATGGAGAAACAGGATATCCTGAAGTTGACTGGGATACCCTGAGACTGGCAGGTAATGCCATGCCTGATTGGTCAGCAGGTATGACCAATTCATTTAAATACAAAGGCTTTGAGCTTTCTGTTTTATTAGAATGGAAACATGGTGGTGATGTTCTTGATATGGGTAGAAGGAATAGCCTGAGAAATGGACAGCTTAAAGAGACCGAAAGACGCTTTGAACAAGTGGTTTTTAATGGAGTAAATGAGGTGACCAATGAAGATGGAGAGGTGATTGGTTATGAAACTAACACTACTCCTACAGAGATTAATCCGGCCTTTTACAGATCTACTACTAACTATAATTATGCCGCAGAAGTGCTGCTCGAAGATGCCTCGTGGTTTAGAATAAGGAATATTAGCCTTTCTTATAATTTCCCTAAAACCTGGCTTCAGAATATACACCTTACTTCTGTCAGGCTTTCTTTCATAGCCTATAATGTCTTTCTCAGTACGCCGGTTAAGGGTTATGATCCGGAGACTAATTATTTCGGAAGTGGCAGTAACATATATGGTTACACAGGACTTAAGACACCTGCCACTCGCAGTTATTCGGTAAGGTTAAATATTGGATTATAA
- a CDS encoding ligase-associated DNA damage response DEXH box helicase has translation MAGEKTLISIGEKWFQDQGWKPFQFQLESWQAYLEGFNGLVNAPTGSGKTYSLVMPILLEYIRENEGATSSVGKNGLRAIWITPIKALAKEISNSAQRAVTGLGVDWQVALRTGDTSPADRQKMKKNPPEFLITTPESLQLMLAQKGYAKFFKNLRTVVCDEWHELMGSKRGVQMELGLSRLKSICPKLKIWGISATIGNMDEAVQTLLGTSLEKGKSKIIRSDIKKAIEVESVLPDTLEKLPWAGHLGVNLIDKVIPIIKNSNSTLIFTNTRSFAEIWYQKLLDRAPELAGIMAMHHGSISRELRDWVEDALHKEQLKAVVCTSSLDLGVDFRPVETIIQIGSPKGVARFMQRAGRSGHQPGALSKIYFVPTHSLELVEAAALRKAIQVGLVEDRIPFIRSFDVLIQYLVTLAVSDGFDEREIFEEVKGTFCYNSIDRDEWLWLLSFITTGGSSLTAYDEYRKVEIEDGLYKVTNRRIAMRHRLSIGTIVSDSSLKVKYITGKYIGTIEEWFIARLSPGDVFWFAGRNLEFVRIKEMVVQVRNTKKKAKAVPSWMGGRMPLSSQMSVMLRKKLHEVTLPGKKADPELSFLMPLMDLQRKRSYLPDKDEFLIEYFKTKEGYHVLMYPFEGRFVHEGMGALLAKRISEITPITLSIAMNDYGFELLSDKEIPIYEALETDVLTSDNLYQDIQGSMNSVEMARRRFRDIASISGLVFKGYPGQQIKDRHLQSSSQLFFDVFHDYEADNLLLLQAYEEVMDFQLEEARMRKALDRIHQQKLIVTELSKPTPFAFPIMVDRMREKLSSEKLEDRIKRMTLDFDD, from the coding sequence ATGGCAGGAGAAAAAACATTAATTTCAATAGGAGAAAAATGGTTTCAAGACCAGGGGTGGAAGCCTTTTCAATTTCAATTAGAAAGCTGGCAAGCATATTTGGAGGGCTTTAACGGACTGGTAAATGCACCTACCGGTAGTGGTAAAACCTATTCTTTGGTTATGCCCATTTTGTTAGAATACATTCGTGAAAATGAAGGCGCTACCAGCTCTGTCGGTAAAAATGGACTACGCGCCATCTGGATTACCCCTATCAAAGCACTGGCTAAAGAAATCAGCAATTCTGCTCAGCGAGCAGTTACAGGCCTGGGGGTAGACTGGCAGGTAGCGTTGCGTACGGGAGATACTTCACCCGCTGACCGGCAAAAGATGAAGAAAAATCCACCAGAGTTTCTTATTACCACACCGGAAAGCCTGCAACTGATGCTCGCTCAGAAGGGTTATGCTAAGTTTTTCAAAAACCTGAGAACGGTAGTTTGTGATGAGTGGCATGAACTGATGGGCTCTAAAAGAGGAGTACAGATGGAGTTGGGCTTGTCCAGGCTTAAGAGTATTTGTCCTAAGCTAAAAATATGGGGCATTTCAGCTACCATAGGTAATATGGATGAAGCCGTGCAGACTTTATTGGGAACCTCGCTTGAAAAAGGTAAAAGCAAAATTATAAGGTCAGATATTAAAAAGGCCATTGAAGTAGAATCGGTATTGCCAGATACATTGGAAAAGCTACCTTGGGCCGGGCATCTGGGTGTAAACTTAATAGATAAGGTAATTCCAATTATAAAAAACAGCAATAGCACTCTTATTTTCACTAATACCCGTTCTTTTGCCGAAATATGGTATCAAAAGCTGCTAGATAGAGCTCCTGAGCTGGCAGGCATTATGGCGATGCATCATGGCTCTATAAGTAGGGAACTGCGAGATTGGGTCGAAGATGCCTTGCATAAAGAACAGCTTAAGGCTGTAGTTTGTACCTCCAGTTTGGATTTAGGGGTTGACTTTCGCCCGGTAGAAACTATTATCCAGATCGGCAGCCCGAAAGGCGTTGCACGTTTTATGCAGCGGGCTGGTAGAAGTGGCCACCAACCTGGGGCGCTGAGTAAGATATACTTCGTGCCTACTCATTCTTTAGAGTTGGTGGAGGCCGCAGCGCTGAGAAAAGCTATTCAAGTAGGTCTGGTGGAAGACCGCATTCCCTTTATTCGCTCATTTGATGTGCTTATTCAATATTTGGTGACCTTGGCCGTATCAGATGGTTTTGATGAAAGAGAAATCTTTGAAGAAGTAAAAGGAACCTTCTGTTATAATAGTATTGATAGAGATGAGTGGCTTTGGCTGCTCAGTTTCATTACCACAGGCGGCAGCTCCCTTACCGCTTATGATGAATATCGGAAAGTGGAAATTGAAGATGGACTTTATAAAGTAACTAACCGAAGAATAGCCATGAGGCATCGGCTTTCTATAGGTACTATTGTGAGCGATTCTTCGCTGAAAGTGAAGTACATAACAGGTAAGTATATTGGCACTATTGAGGAGTGGTTTATAGCGAGGCTCTCGCCGGGAGATGTATTTTGGTTTGCTGGCCGAAACTTGGAATTTGTGCGCATTAAGGAAATGGTAGTGCAGGTTCGAAACACTAAGAAAAAAGCTAAAGCGGTACCTTCTTGGATGGGCGGGCGAATGCCACTGTCTAGCCAAATGTCAGTCATGCTGAGAAAAAAGCTGCATGAGGTAACGCTGCCTGGTAAAAAAGCAGACCCTGAGCTTAGCTTTTTAATGCCTTTGATGGATTTGCAGCGTAAAAGATCGTACCTGCCTGATAAAGATGAGTTTTTGATAGAATATTTTAAAACCAAAGAGGGCTATCATGTGCTCATGTATCCTTTTGAAGGGCGATTTGTACATGAAGGCATGGGCGCATTATTAGCCAAGCGTATTTCTGAAATCACCCCCATTACTTTGAGTATTGCCATGAATGATTACGGTTTTGAGTTGCTTTCTGATAAAGAAATACCGATTTACGAAGCCTTGGAAACAGATGTGCTTACCTCTGATAACTTATATCAGGATATTCAGGGTAGTATGAATAGTGTGGAAATGGCCCGGAGGAGATTCAGAGATATTGCTTCTATATCAGGGCTGGTGTTTAAAGGGTATCCTGGTCAACAGATAAAAGATCGTCACCTTCAATCTTCATCACAATTATTCTTTGATGTCTTTCATGATTATGAAGCAGATAATTTGCTGCTTTTACAAGCCTATGAAGAAGTAATGGATTTTCAGTTAGAAGAAGCCAGAATGCGGAAGGCGTTAGATAGGATTCATCAGCAAAAACTTATAGTTACAGAGCTAAGTAAGCCCACTCCATTTGCTTTTCCTATTATGGTAGATAGAATGAGGGAGAAATTATCATCAGAGAAGTTAGAAGATAGGATCAAACGGATGACCCTTGATTTTGATGACTAA